TGAATACGCTTATTAAGTCTTGAGCAACATAGGACAGCATAAAAAAGAATGCTGTTAACAATATAAAAAGGCTAATTACTGAGTTAATTTCATTTGATTTTAGTACTTGTCCTTCTTCTCTTGCTTTCTGCTTTTTCTGGTCAGTAGGTAATTCTGTTCTGCCCTCATCTTCTGAAGCAAAAAAATTAAGAGGAATATACCAACTTTTACCTAATAATCTTTCTCTGGAACTCATTTTAAAACCCCAGAAAATAGATTTAAAGCATCCCTCATGGATTCTATAGCAAGTTCAATGACTCTCCTAACAGATATTGTCAAACTTGGGAAACTGACGTACAAAATGAGAAGCCCTAGGCACAAAGAAATTGAAAAACTAAGCATTAGTAAATTCATCTGAGGAGAAGTTTTTGAAAGTATCCCCAAAATCAAATAAAGCAATAAAAGCACTCCTAATATCGGCAAAGAAATTACTAAAGCTTTTTCAAAAAGAATAGAGAAAGAAGAAAAAAGCAATGTAATAAACTCATAATTGTTCACATTAACTAGATTTTCAATTCTAACATTTAAAACAGAATCATGAACTCCAACAAAAAAGAAACGCATCAAAACATCATTCGATAAAAATAAGAGTAGAAAAAAGTATGTAAATATCTGGGATATTACTAAACTATCCTCTTCTGCAAATACATCAAAAATATTTGCATAAGCAAGTCCCATTTGATTTGAGAAAAAAAAGCCTAGCAAATGGAAAACATTAAAAATTATACTTACAAAAAAAGCCTGAATAAGGCCTAGAATAGCCTCTCCTAACAAAATCAAAACAAATGAAAACAAATTATCTAAAGGATAAGCAACATTAATCTTGTCTACAAGAATAATAGAGAGAATTAAGGAAAAGAAAAAGTTTAGATAGCCTACTCTTATGGTTGAAAAAAGAGGAGAAAATCTTAAAAAAAGAAAAATCCTAACAAATACGGGTAAAACAACAAAGGACTTCAAGATTAGGAAATTTATATCCATATTCTAACTTCACAAATCATATATGTGGTATTTGATTAAATACCACAAAAGTAAACTGCATAAGTTTTTTTAAAATCCAAGGGCCAAATATAACAAGAGTTAACAGTATTATGATGATTTTAGGTATAAAACTCAGAGTTTGATCTTGAATTGATGTGACTGCCTGAAAAATCGAAACAAGAAACCCAACTACAAGCGCCGTAATCAGCATCGGAGCTGATAGAATAATGATATTCTCAATAGAGATTCTAATCAGATAAATAATTTGACCAGTTGTCATTCAACCCTCACATGAAGCTCTTAATAAGCCCCCCCGTAATTAAAGTCCACCCATCTACCATTACAAAAAGAATAAGCTTAAACGGTAAAGAGATCATCACAGGTGGTAGCATTATCATCCCCATTGCCATCAAGACCGAAGCCACAATAATATCTATCACTATGAATGGCAAAAATATTAAAATCCCCATTTTAAAAGCAACCCTCAATTCATGTAAAACAAAAGATGCAATCAAAACATGCGTTGGAACCTCACTAAAATTTTTAGGCTTTGGATAATTACTCATACCCATAAATAATCTAATCTCTTCATGCTTACCACCAGACATCTGCTTATACATAAAACTTCTAAGTGGAACAATTCCTTTATCATAAAACTCATGGAAAGTTATTTTTGAATCCTTAAGGGGTAGGTACGCATTCTCGTATATCATATTAAAAGTTGGCCACATGATAAAAAGAGTTAAAAACAAAGCCAATCCCATTATTACCTGATTTGGAGGAGACTGCTGAAGCGAAAGAGCTCTTCTGACAAAATCTAATACTATTGCTATTCTTAAAAAAGAAGTCATTAAGACTAAGAAAGCTGGAGAAAGAGTTATTATAGCTAATATCAATAAAAGCTGCAAAGGGAAAACTATGCCCTCGCCTGTAGAACTTCCAAAATCGACAAACGGAAAATTTAAACCAGTAGTAGTCTGCAAAGATTTAGTCTGAGCAAACGAAAAACCCACAACTCCAAAAAACAGTAAAAGAATTATTCTATTTCTCAAAAACAACCTCTAAAACTTTTTCAGTCTGTCTTGTTTTCTTTTCAAAGAAGTCTCAATATCTTTTTCCAACTCCGTATACTCAGCCTTATCAAGCAATTCTTTATCATCTTTTCTAACCTTTAATATCTTATCAAACACTGTTTTGAAAGAACTTTCATCCCTAAGACCTTCATTCTTGCCAAGTTCAGGCTCCAAATTGCCCATCTCCTCTCCCTGCCTTATCTCCCTTAGCAAAACAGAAGAACTACCAGAAACTAGGAATACATAAACGTTGCCCAGTACACTAATAACCCTTATAGAACTTTTAGTGTCTATTTCATAAGAAGCAATCTCCTTTATGAAGTCTGATTTTCTATCACTCACCTTTCTCTTACTACTAAAAATCACCCTCTTAAGCATAAAGACGAAAAAAACAAAGAAAGATAGAAAAAATAATATCTTAACCAAATCCGTAATGTTGAAAAGAGATATATCCTGTATGCTCTCCCCACTAAATTTAGTCTCATCATCTCCAAATATAGGCAATTCAGCCTCATTCTCTAAGCCAGAAAAAATAACATCCGAATCACCGTCCCCTTCATCCCGTGCAAATAAATCCCCAGAAAACAAAAAAAAGATTAAAATCAAAAACTCAAATAAAGACTTAATCATTTTTAATTTTGATTATCTCAGTAATTCTAACCCCAAAATTCTCATCAATTACAACCACCTCCCCTTTAGCTATCACCTTTCCATTTACCAAAATATCAACGGGCTCTCCCGCAAGCTTATCAAGAGTAATAATAGTACCCTCAGACATGCCAAGTATGTCCTTAATCTTCCGCTCAGTCCTACCAAGCTCAACAGTAACCTGCATGGAAACATCCATCAAAAGCCCCAAATTACTAGGATCAACTCCTTCTGGCAAAGTATCAATCAAATCAGGAAGCTTAACCCCCTTTATCTCAGGCTTTTCCTCTTCCCTAAAATCATTTTCACCTACACCCATAAATTACCCCTTCATTAAGCTTAATAACACCACTTATTTAAAATTATTCAATTTCCTCTGTAAGCTCTTTTAACAAATCAAAATCCTTAACTTCACCAACTTTCTCTGTAATCTGAACAGAAATCTTATTTCCAACAAGACCCATTCTACACCTGAATTTCTGTTTGGTTCCCACCTTTAAACTTAAATCCTTGTTTATCAAAGAATTTTCAAGATTAATAACATCCCCTTTCTGCAAAGACAGTATCTCCCTCACCTTAAGCCTAACCTCTCCCATCTCCGCTATTAAAGGCATACCCGTATTCTCAAGCTTTTTTCTTAATGCATCAAGATTTTCACTAGTAGTACCCACCCCAATTAAAGAATGCCAATATCTTGTAGAAAGTTTAGAAACAATAGGCTCTATGGTAATGTAAGGCAAACAGAAGTTCATAAGCCCCTCAACCTTACCTATTTTAACCTCGAGGGTTACCAAAATAATCATCTCTGTTGGAGGCACTATTTGAGCAAATTGAGGATTAACTTCTATATGCCCAAAACGGGGTCTGAGATCAACTACCTGAGACCAAGCCTCCCGCATATTGGCAAGTATACGAATAATAACACTTTCCATAACAGACTGTTCTATCTCAGTCAAATCCCTGCTCTTATCCTTAATAGTATCTCCATCTCCACCAAAAAGTCTATCAACTATTGCAAATGCAATAGTCGGATCAACCTCAAATATGGCAGAGCCCTTCAAAGGATCCATATTAATTATTGCCAAAGTAGTAGGATTCGGAATAGACCTAATAAACTCCTCATAGGTCAACTGATCAACGGAGGCCACATGTACATGCACCATCTTCCTTAAAAGAGCCGACAAGGAGGTAGTAGTATACCTTGCAAACGCCTCATGAAAACTCGACACTGTTCTTACCTGTTCCTTAGAAAACTTATCCGGCCTCTTAAAATCATAAATCTTAACCTTCTGTTTCTTGCCCATAGGACTAGATATAACATTAGAAAGCGCATCGTCTGATGACAAACTGTCAGCCGAATTAATAGATTCTAAGAGACTATCTATATCATCTTGAGACAACGCCCCTGGATTACCCGCCATTTAAATCCCTCTTTAAATTACATATCAAATATATCGATTTGTGTTAATGCAATTTCTTTTATTTCACCATTCCTTAATACACTATTAATCCTAGCTTTGATTTCAGCTTTAATCTGACTCTCATTCTTTATCTCTTGTGCCGTTCTTTGACTAAAATATTCCCTAATAATATCCTTTAACCTTACCTTCTGTCTTCCAAGTTCATTTAAAATATTCACATTATTCTCAGCATATCCCAAGGCAAGCTTTATCACAAAGGTCTTAGGAGGAGTATCCAGAGTAGTCCCTCTAATTTCATCTATACTTTCATACCATATAAGCATAGGAGGCTTACCTAAATATTCATTAGAAAAAATTGGGAAATCATTAGGCGTTCCACTTTGACTCAATACCATCTTAGACACAAAATAAGAAACTATGATCATAATCACAACAGTCAATAAGCCTATCGCTATTATCTGCAAAATCTTTATTATAATATTCGGAACCAAGGCACCCCTCCCACCGTCATTCCCAATATCCATACGATCATCTTCCTTCTCAGGCATATTCCCTCCTATAAATTTCTTCACTCACTCTAATCTATCACAAATTAATACCTTTAGTAGTACTTAAAGAAGAATCACTCGTAATTAAAATATCTATTCTTCTATTGTACGCCCTACCCTCAGGAGTATCATCTGTAGCAACTGGCCTACTACCCGCCAGCCCAGACACTTCGAATTTACTCTCAATACTTTTCATCCTAGACTGATCAGTGTAATTCAAAATCTGCTCTAACATATTAATAGCCCTTGCTGCTGAGAGTTCCCAATTGCTTTTCCAAATTTCATTTACACCAGTATCAATGTTGTCCGTATGCCCTTCTATTTTAAAATTGTATCCTTGCCCTTCTAAATACCCAATAAAAGATGATATTTTTTGTATAGTTTCTCTATTTTCATCAAGCTTAACCTCAGCACTGGCTGTATCAAAAAAAGAATCTGCTAAAAGAGACACAACAACTCCCCGCTCAAGTCGCCTAACAATAATACTCTTGGATTGAATTTTTTCAATAAATTCAATCATAGATTTGTTTTTAGCCGTCTGAGAGGCTTGCTTATTCTTAGCAGTAGAAGGCAAAGACATAAAACTGTTACTCAAGTAAGAAAGCTTATCAACATCCAAGGTCTTACCACCTTTAAAAACCCCAGAACCCGTAAAAGAGGCCGACATTATCTTCACTATGTTTTC
This is a stretch of genomic DNA from Borrelia sp. P9F1. It encodes these proteins:
- the fliM gene encoding flagellar motor switch protein FliM, whose translation is MAGNPGALSQDDIDSLLESINSADSLSSDDALSNVISSPMGKKQKVKIYDFKRPDKFSKEQVRTVSSFHEAFARYTTTSLSALLRKMVHVHVASVDQLTYEEFIRSIPNPTTLAIINMDPLKGSAIFEVDPTIAFAIVDRLFGGDGDTIKDKSRDLTEIEQSVMESVIIRILANMREAWSQVVDLRPRFGHIEVNPQFAQIVPPTEMIILVTLEVKIGKVEGLMNFCLPYITIEPIVSKLSTRYWHSLIGVGTTSENLDALRKKLENTGMPLIAEMGEVRLKVREILSLQKGDVINLENSLINKDLSLKVGTKQKFRCRMGLVGNKISVQITEKVGEVKDFDLLKELTEEIE
- the fliP gene encoding flagellar type III secretion system pore protein FliP (The bacterial flagellar biogenesis protein FliP forms a type III secretion system (T3SS)-type pore required for flagellar assembly.) produces the protein MRNRIILLLFFGVVGFSFAQTKSLQTTTGLNFPFVDFGSSTGEGIVFPLQLLLILAIITLSPAFLVLMTSFLRIAIVLDFVRRALSLQQSPPNQVIMGLALFLTLFIMWPTFNMIYENAYLPLKDSKITFHEFYDKGIVPLRSFMYKQMSGGKHEEIRLFMGMSNYPKPKNFSEVPTHVLIASFVLHELRVAFKMGILIFLPFIVIDIIVASVLMAMGMIMLPPVMISLPFKLILFVMVDGWTLITGGLIKSFM
- the motB gene encoding flagellar motor protein MotB; translated protein: MALRAKKRSKCEEGAPDYMLTYGDMVTLLLVFFVTMFSLSDVVFKENIVKIMSASFTGSGVFKGGKTLDVDKLSYLSNSFMSLPSTAKNKQASQTAKNKSMIEFIEKIQSKSIIVRRLERGVVVSLLADSFFDTASAEVKLDENRETIQKISSFIGYLEGQGYNFKIEGHTDNIDTGVNEIWKSNWELSAARAINMLEQILNYTDQSRMKSIESKFEVSGLAGSRPVATDDTPEGRAYNRRIDILITSDSSLSTTKGINL
- the fliL gene encoding flagellar basal body-associated protein FliL, giving the protein MPEKEDDRMDIGNDGGRGALVPNIIIKILQIIAIGLLTVVIMIIVSYFVSKMVLSQSGTPNDFPIFSNEYLGKPPMLIWYESIDEIRGTTLDTPPKTFVIKLALGYAENNVNILNELGRQKVRLKDIIREYFSQRTAQEIKNESQIKAEIKARINSVLRNGEIKEIALTQIDIFDM
- the fliN gene encoding flagellar motor switch protein FliN: MGVGENDFREEEKPEIKGVKLPDLIDTLPEGVDPSNLGLLMDVSMQVTVELGRTERKIKDILGMSEGTIITLDKLAGEPVDILVNGKVIAKGEVVVIDENFGVRITEIIKIKND
- the fliR gene encoding flagellar biosynthetic protein FliR; this encodes MDINFLILKSFVVLPVFVRIFLFLRFSPLFSTIRVGYLNFFFSLILSIILVDKINVAYPLDNLFSFVLILLGEAILGLIQAFFVSIIFNVFHLLGFFFSNQMGLAYANIFDVFAEEDSLVISQIFTYFFLLLFLSNDVLMRFFFVGVHDSVLNVRIENLVNVNNYEFITLLFSSFSILFEKALVISLPILGVLLLLYLILGILSKTSPQMNLLMLSFSISLCLGLLILYVSFPSLTISVRRVIELAIESMRDALNLFSGVLK
- a CDS encoding flagellar biosynthetic protein FliO; this encodes MIKSLFEFLILIFFLFSGDLFARDEGDGDSDVIFSGLENEAELPIFGDDETKFSGESIQDISLFNITDLVKILFFLSFFVFFVFMLKRVIFSSKRKVSDRKSDFIKEIASYEIDTKSSIRVISVLGNVYVFLVSGSSSVLLREIRQGEEMGNLEPELGKNEGLRDESSFKTVFDKILKVRKDDKELLDKAEYTELEKDIETSLKRKQDRLKKF
- the fliQ gene encoding flagellar biosynthesis protein FliQ, translating into MTTGQIIYLIRISIENIIILSAPMLITALVVGFLVSIFQAVTSIQDQTLSFIPKIIIILLTLVIFGPWILKKLMQFTFVVFNQIPHI